The DNA region ACCGCGGGCCGGGTTTCGCCTTCGAGCCGTACACCACCCGGGCGCCCGACCCCCTCTCGGAGCGGGGCCGGGGGCTGTGGCTCATCTCCCGGATCGCCACCGAGACCGACATCTCCCGCCGCAACGGCGAGACCTGCCTGCACCTGGTGTTCGTGCCCTGACCCGCCCCTCGGGCGCCGCCCTGTGCATTGGCTGGGGGCTCTGGTAGCGTCAGCACCAAGGGGAGGCTGTAGTCGATTTGGGCAAGCAGCGTGGGTGGAGCGGCGAGGAGGATGACCTCCTTCAGCTCTACCTGAACGACATCGGGAAATACCCGCTGCTAACCCGGGCCGAGGAAGTACACCTCGGCGAGCTGGTCTTGGCCGGCCGCAGGGCCGAAGCGGAGCTGGCCAAGATGGGCGACCGGGTCGACGCGGCGCGGCTGGCCGATCTCCGTGACCGGGTCCGGGTGGCCGACGACGCCGCCCGCCGCTTCGTGAGGGCCAACCTCCGCTTGGTGGTCTCGATCGCCAAGAAGTACCAGGCCTCGGGCCTGCCCCTGCTCGACCTCGTGCAGGAGGGCAACTTCGGCCTCATGCACGCCGTGCAACGCTTCGACCCCCGCCGGGGCTTCAAGTTCTCGACCTACGCCACGTGGTGGATCCGCCAGACGATCTCCCGGGGGATCGCCAATACGGGCCGCACCATCCGCCTGCCGGTGCACGCCGGCGACCAGCTCCTGGCCATCCGCATGGCCAACTCGGCCTTCGAGGTGCGCAACGGGCGGCCCCCGACCCCGGCCGAGCTGGCCGCCGCCGTCTCGGTCCCGGTCAAGAAGATCGACGAGCTCATCCCCTACCTCAGCGAGCCCCTCTCGCTGTCGGACAGGGTGAGCGACGGCGAGATCGAGCTGAGCGACCTGGTGGAGGACACCTCGTCGGTCCCCCCCGACCAGGCCGCCCTCGACGCCATGCTGCCCGCCCAGGTGGC from Actinomycetota bacterium includes:
- a CDS encoding sigma-70 family RNA polymerase sigma factor translates to MGKQRGWSGEEDDLLQLYLNDIGKYPLLTRAEEVHLGELVLAGRRAEAELAKMGDRVDAARLADLRDRVRVADDAARRFVRANLRLVVSIAKKYQASGLPLLDLVQEGNFGLMHAVQRFDPRRGFKFSTYATWWIRQTISRGIANTGRTIRLPVHAGDQLLAIRMANSAFEVRNGRPPTPAELAAAVSVPVKKIDELIPYLSEPLSLSDRVSDGEIELSDLVEDTSSVPPDQAALDAMLPAQVAELLSVLEPREREILCLRYGLDRGKPRTLEEVGEFFGLTREGVRQAELKAIAKLRRRSARGGRDLLSA